A DNA window from Lepidochelys kempii isolate rLepKem1 chromosome 9, rLepKem1.hap2, whole genome shotgun sequence contains the following coding sequences:
- the AMER1 gene encoding APC membrane recruitment protein 1 isoform X3 encodes METCCTEDAVGTSSPSVICRQVEGGDQKQEESRVGDRLPEWSDASVAAVEQAPPGKLKKTAFKLFGGKRSICTLPSFFGGKNKGQGKGASKKGLSKSKTHDGISDVGYEDGKGRLQLDSPLNGGMDSHPRQLPSSQSAHLATDASIKFEFGRQESSPLGSAEGFEKKPNGDKSLSFPRPKKGLKGLFNSIRRHRKNKAAESEKVEWAADCGDGEQAKKTQGAGAETQRASEEESPGGTPFPAPCTGSLDGNCSLNTTTNLGENTDWLVAAQSSSEGDAAMVPVGKDNILDVKLDAETIVCAGSPCDGLPEAHHPDYPDNDPPSVHSGDQLSLIFGDVTSLKSFDSLTGCGDIIAEPDIDSIAESTISIERSRDAAKRSSCLVTYQGGGEEMATPEEIEEYLQQLWEGTTEVDSRYETKLPQPINSPKLLGVNSKLETCGLHEEVAHLYAGGVMDDVELLTPPSDQQESAPNSDEGYYDSTTPGPEDELGEIKKDRLPRDSYSGDALYEFYEPDDTLMSPSLGDESLFESKASHPEIFSHFLDFAVPAEKNLIQMMGQSSGVMETEEERLAAIQKQLLYWELQREPVAKQLDVPSKEKCPRDKQYIECNTRAAKLIGKNQSCLGSEQVASPVLSRNVDAGISVSGLENPEWRDFQGTLCPEKYYNGQKAQGSCLIQLMKNNSVFDSDLDHAVFGELRSLVPAKTVTVTYPSYRTHDPDSCLQNEHHSRMENCLREPQTESECEPEQAVNFSQALVEFTSSGTLFSSLSESLGSSDSGSSFTQNLSVLPTMVTFDIVDVEQEGEGECEQHLEMNADEDIAASFEAFDDSYVQKESFAECDERMFLGYPQDSFQSCNWGVGSLPRHLRLHGLNPSLPAPLSINRRSRSLDTESLELELADMPLSKNGLKPCQLWSKWDSGKKDSVPRVSRSKESIQLSPSEGGEADGVLTWPGLQHVEYKAELSSGGEKPWSCTLTARAAVVKGSWDTSEQSEVDSPYMSLGWSNARETPDRMPQDTGASNLMLQTPRHVVRPSNLPLQTDTREAQEVSSSYRYPRENMAKKLACVLSLGEKGADLPQSFAFTQSPDKSAKCKLAGITQGTFQFHDGTETLKPSDCFAERYGSSSTDLLKGGLVHGNTLPVSCQSTTVNGKFYGLFFYSCITMPWCGLQC; translated from the coding sequence ATGGAAACGTGCTGTACAGAGGATGCCGTTGGAACCAGCTCTCCATCTGTCATCTGCAGGCAAGTTGAGGGAGGAGACCAGAAGCAGGAGGAGAGCAGAGTAGGTGACCGGCTGCCTGAATGGAGCGATGCTTCTGTTGCGGCTGTGGAGCAGGCACCCCCTGGCAAGCTGAAGAAAACTGCCTTCAAGCtctttggggggaagaggagcatATGCACCCTGCCAAGCTTctttggaggaaaaaataaaggcCAAGGGAAGGGAGCCTCCAAAAAGGGTCTCAGTAAAAGTAAGACGCACGATGGGATCAGCGACGTTGGGTATGAGGATGGGAAAGGGAGGTTGCAGTTGGACAGCCCCTTGAATGGAGGGATGGACTCGCATCCTCGCCAGCTGCCAAGCTCTCAGAGCGCTCACTTGGCAACAGACGCCAGCATCAAATTTGAGTTTGgcaggcaggagagctctcccctggGGAGTGCCGAGGGCTTTGAGAAAAAGCCCAATGGAGACAAATCGTTGTCCTTCCCTAGACCCAAAAAAGGGCTGAAGGGGCTTTTCAACAGCATCCGGCGCCACAGAAAGAACAAAGCTGCTGAGTCTGAGAAAGTGGAGTGGGCCGCTGATTGCGGGGATGGAGAGCAAGCCAAGAAGACTCAAGGGGCGGGGGCTGAAACGCAGCGAGCCTCTGAGGAGGAGAGTCCAGGAGGCACCCCTTTCCCCGCACCATGCACAGGGAGCTTGGATGGTAACTGCTCACTGAACACAACGACCAACCTTGGAGAAAACACCGACTGGCTCGTGGCTGCTCAAAGTAGCTCGGAAGGAGATGCAGCAATGGTGCCTGTGGGCAAAGACAATATTCTAGATGTGAAATTGGACGCAGAGACTATTGTCTGTGCCGGCTCACCCTGTGATGGCCTCCCTGAAGCACACCATCCTGACTACCCAGACAATGACCCCCCTTCAGTACACTCTGGAGACCAGCTCAGCTTGATCTTTGGAGATGTTACTTCCCTTAAAAGTTTTGATTCCCTCACTGGGTGTGGAGACATAATTGCTGAGCCAGACATCGACAGTATTGCTGAGAGCACGATTTCCATAGAGCGCAGTAGAGATGCTGCCAAGAGAAGCTCATGCCTTGTCACTtaccagggaggaggggaggagatggcCACGCCGGAGGAGATAGAGGAGTACCTCCAGCAGCTGTGGGAGGGCACCACCGAGGTGGACAGCCGCTACGAAACCAAGCTGCCTCAGCCCATAAACAGTCCCAAGCTGCTGGGAGTGAATAGCAAGCTGGAGACTTGCGGCTTGCATGAGGAGGTGGCCCATCTGTACGCTGGAGGTGTGATGGATGATGTAGAGCTCTTAACGCCGCCCAGTGACCAGCAAGAATCTGCTCCCAATAGCGATGAGGGTTATTATGACTCTACCACACCGGGGCCAGAGGATGAACTTGGGGAAATCAAGAAGGACCGTCTCCCAAGAGACAGTTACAGTGGTGATGCACTTTATGAGTTTTATGAGCCCGATGACACCCTGATGAGCCCCTCTCTCGGGGACGAATCCTTATTTGAGAGCAAAGCATCTCATCCAGAGATCTTCAGCCATTTCTTAGACTTTGCTGTCCCTGCCGAAAAGAACCTTATTCAGATGATGGGGCAGAGCAGTGGAGTGATGGAGACTGAGGAAGAGAGGCTGGCTGCTATTCAGAAACAGCTGCTGTATTGGGAGCTTCAGAGGGAACCAGTTGCAAAACAGCTGGACGTCCCCAGCAAAGAGAAATGTCCCAGAGACAAGCAATACATTGAATGTAATACTAGAGCAGCCAAATTGATTGGCAAAAATCAGAGTTGCCTTGGTAGTGAGCAAGTTGCTTCTCCAGTTTTGAGCAGAAATGTAGATGCTGGGATTTCAGTGTCTGGACTGGAAAATCCTGAGTGGAGGGACTTTCAAGGGACACTGTGTCCAGAAAAGTATTACAATGGCCAAAAAGCCCAAGGAAGTTGCCTTATTCAGCTCATGAAAAACAACTCTGTGTTTGATTCTGATTTGGATCATGCAGTGTTTGGGGAACTACGTAGCTTAGTCCCAGCCAAAACTGTGACTGTGACCTATCCCAGCTACAGAACACATGACCCCGATAGCTGTTTGCAAAATGAACACCACAGCAGAATGGAAAACTGCCTCAGGGAACCCCAGACAGAAAGTGAATGTGAACCCGAGCAGGCTGTTAACTTCTCTCAGGCGCTGGTTGAGTTCACTAGCAGCGGCACTCTCTTCTCCAGCCTCTCTGAAAGCCTTGGTAGCTCTGATTCAGGTTCTTCCTTCACTCAGAACCTTTCTGTCCTTCCAACCATGGTCACTTTTGACATAGTGGATGTGGAGCAGGAAGGCGAGGGAGAATGTGAGCAGCATCTGGAGATGAACGCTGACGAGGACATTGCTGCATCCTTTGAGGCCTTTGATGACAGCTATGTGCAAAAGGAGTCCTTTGCCGAATGTGATGAACGAATGTTCCTGGGGTATCCCCAAGACTCTTTCCAGAGCTGTAACTGGGGTGTTGGCAGCCTTCCCCGTCATTTGCGCCTGCATGGCTTGAacccctccctgccagcaccGCTCTCTATCAACAGAAGAAGCAGGTCACTTGACACAGAGAGCTTGGAGTTGGAGCTTGCAGATATGCCTCTCTCCAAGAATGGCCTTAAGCCTTGTCAGCTCTGGTCTAAATGGGACAGTGGCAAGAAGGACTCTGTCCCCAGGGTGAGCAGAAGCAAGGAGAGCATTCAGCTGTCTCCTTCCGAAGGAGGAGAAGCTGATGGGGTACTTACCTGGCCAGGGTTGCAGCATGTGGAGTACAAAGCCGAGCTTTCCTCAGGGGGAGAGAAACCGTGGAGCTGTACTCTGACTGCAAGGGCTGCCGTTGTCAAAGGCAGCTGGGATACATCTGAGCAGTCAGAAGTGGATTCCCCTTACATGTCCCTTGGATGGAGCAATGCCAGGGAGACTCCGGACAGGATGCCCCAGGATACTGGGGCCAGTAATCTAATGCTTCAGACGCCTAGACATGTGGTCAGACCATCCAATTTACCTCTGCAGACTGATACAAGAGAGGCCCAAGAGGTGTCTAGCTCCTACAGGTATCCTAGAGAAAATATGGCCAAAAAACTGGCTTGCGTGCTATCTTTGGGAGAAAAAGGGGCTGACTTACCTCAGAGCTTCGCTTTCACGCAGTCCCCTGATAAATCAGCAAAGTGCAAACTTGCTGGCATTACACAAGGAACGTTCCAGTTTCACGATGGCACTGAGACCTTAAAACCCTCAGATTGCTTTGCTGAACGTTATGGAAGCTCCAGTACAGACCTGCTGAAAGGGGGACTCGTACATGGGAACACGCTGCCCGTTAGCTGTCAAAGCACTACAGTGAAT